In the Pontibacillus sp. HMF3514 genome, GGCCAGTACTTGGTATTTTCTCCATCACCCTTTGGAAGGATATTTTATATAGTTTTGTTCTATTTCTGTTTTGTGTACTCATATTTAATATGGTTTTTACAAGAGGACTTTGGTTAGACAAAAAGAGAAACTTGATCCTTCTGTTAATTACTTCATTAGCTGTAGTCTTCTTTCGACATAACGGTTTCCCTGTTTTTCTTGTCACAGGTGTTTTTCTCTTTATTGTATTCAGGAAACAATGGAAACCACTATTGTTAAATTTCATAGCAATCATAGGAATCTATCTAATTGTAACAGGTCCAGTCTTTTCAGCGTTTAATGTGGAGCCTACTGAACTAAAAGAAGCTCTTGGCATCCCAACACAACAAATAGCCAATATTGTGGAAAATGGAGATATGACACAAGAACAAAAAGAATATATAAGTGAAGTTATGCCACTTGAAATATGGAAAAAATATTACCATCCTTACAAGGTTGACCCACTTAAATTTTCAGGTGAATATGATGATGTCTATATATCAGAGACTTTTGGTACATTTCTGAAGGTATGGTCTGGTATGGTTATACAAAATCCTGGTTTAGCACTAGAGGCGTTTTTAAGAGAAACCTCGGTTGTATGGCAAATGCATGAACCGAAAGATCCTGGCTACACTTCGAAATACGTAACCAACATTTATCTGAACAATGAATATGGTTTGGAAAATAAGGTAATTGATGAAAAGCTCACGAAAGATATGCGAGAGTATCTAGAGGATAGCCAAGAGAACTTTCTAACAACGATATGGCGACCAGCTAGTTATTTATTAACCATTCTATTTCTAACATTTACTGCCGTTATGAAACACGGTAAAAGTAGTAGCATCTGGTTGATTGCCTTACCTGTCCTGTTAAATGTAGGTTCTGTAGCAGCTAGTCTCCCTGCACAAGAATTTAGATATTTGTTCTCCAATGTACCACTTGCCCTATTCTTAATTGCAGTAATGTGGATTGGGCGAGATGACAAGAGGGTTTTATATGAATAGATTTACAAGATCCATTAAAGAAAATCGTACAGGTATTATTCTGATGACAATAGCAGCGTTCCTGATCTCTCTTGGTCAAATGTATTGGAAACTTTCGGGCGCTGGTATTAACTTGGATTTAATTGGTGGCTTTATCTTTTACTTCATTGGCGCTGTTCTAATGATAGTATCTTTTAGGTTCGGAAGTTTATCTGTCCTCCACCCTTTGCTTAGTTTAGGGTATGTGTTCGCTCTTTTCCTCGGGGTGTTTTTTGTCGGCGAAAGCATAGGCCTATTACACTTACTGGGGATGTTACTCATTATTATAGGAGTTATTCTCATTGGGGGTGGAGATCATTAAGCTATTACTCATCATCTTTATGACATTGTTCGGTTCTCTCGGAGGCTTTTTCTTTAAAAAAGCTAGTGATCATCCCTTTGGATTCAATGTATCCTTTATTACGCAACTGGGTATCGGTGGAACGTTTTATATGTCAGGAGCACTACTCAATATATATTTATTAACGTTACTTCCTTATACGGTTGTTTACCCTATTACATCAGTCACCTATATTTGGACCATGATTTTATCGGCTTATTTTTTACATGAGAAAATTACTATTAAGAAAATGATCGGAGTTCTACTAATATCATTTGGTTCTGTATTATTAGTTTTATAAAAAGCATTCTCCTCTAGGAGAGTGCTTTTTTTGTCATAGCTTTGTAAAAAACTATAGTAAACCATCTCTTAAACTTCATGATATAATGCTAGTGGTAAATATAATGAATAAGGATTGATGAAAGATGTTACGAAAACTTAAGATGTCAATTCTCCTAGTTGGTCTTCTTGTTATGACTATTGCCACTTCTGGTTGTGGTCAACAGGAAGAAAATACAAATCAGGACTTTAGTAATTCAACTATTGGAGATATTCGTGAAGAAACTAAATCTGCAAGTGTGCTTCCCTCTTTCTTAGATGAAAAGCCAGAACAAATGAGTGTGATTTACGAAGCGGTTGTAAACCACAAAGAAGTTGTTGAACAAATGCCATGTTATTGTGGTTGTGGTGAATCCGTTAATCATAAAAGCAATTATGACTGTTTTGTTTATGATGATACTAAAACGGGTTCTGTCGTTTGGGATGATCATGCAACAAAATGTGGGGTTTGCTTAGAAACAGCTGTAGAGTCTATCAACAAGTATAATGAAGGCAAATCAATCAAAGAAATAAGAAATATGATAGATGAAACGTATAATAATGGAGACTTTGCAAAACCAACACCTACTCCACCTGTTAAATCGTAAAGCCTATTCTACAATAATGACTTTTTACTGAATAACATAAATAGTAGTTCAATTAAGGGTGCAAATTATACTTTGCATCCAAAACTGAACTACTGTTTAAAAGATACCTTTATGAATCAACTAAAGCACTTACAATAAGTTTTTTAATATTGCCTTTTGAGCATGCAAACGGTTTTCGGCTTCGTCATATACGACTGAGTTTGGACC is a window encoding:
- a CDS encoding DUF6020 family protein, with amino-acid sequence MSNSNVLIRGMVSAVASFIATAGIISFYEPFYKFTMIIGVIVFCLFAVSIFLITNKYDQFEIFKVSHNVWSLLFVLVFPILIIISTAPDQSHIETTIMQIVTYLITYFVYVGLLLGLMEIIFRLNVHGSSLKFSFLIYFMIPVVGWALYLIAFYPGTMTPDSLAQWGQAHSYEWNNWHPIVHTWLLTALLQIWDSPAIISSFQIIMMALIWAYSMKSIEKKGVSFLALALFSVVAAAWPVLGIFSITLWKDILYSFVLFLFCVLIFNMVFTRGLWLDKKRNLILLLITSLAVVFFRHNGFPVFLVTGVFLFIVFRKQWKPLLLNFIAIIGIYLIVTGPVFSAFNVEPTELKEALGIPTQQIANIVENGDMTQEQKEYISEVMPLEIWKKYYHPYKVDPLKFSGEYDDVYISETFGTFLKVWSGMVIQNPGLALEAFLRETSVVWQMHEPKDPGYTSKYVTNIYLNNEYGLENKVIDEKLTKDMREYLEDSQENFLTTIWRPASYLLTILFLTFTAVMKHGKSSSIWLIALPVLLNVGSVAASLPAQEFRYLFSNVPLALFLIAVMWIGRDDKRVLYE
- a CDS encoding EamA family transporter, with protein sequence MNRFTRSIKENRTGIILMTIAAFLISLGQMYWKLSGAGINLDLIGGFIFYFIGAVLMIVSFRFGSLSVLHPLLSLGYVFALFLGVFFVGESIGLLHLLGMLLIIIGVILIGGGDH
- a CDS encoding EamA family transporter, with protein sequence MEIIKLLLIIFMTLFGSLGGFFFKKASDHPFGFNVSFITQLGIGGTFYMSGALLNIYLLTLLPYTVVYPITSVTYIWTMILSAYFLHEKITIKKMIGVLLISFGSVLLVL
- a CDS encoding PCYCGC domain-containing protein — protein: MSILLVGLLVMTIATSGCGQQEENTNQDFSNSTIGDIREETKSASVLPSFLDEKPEQMSVIYEAVVNHKEVVEQMPCYCGCGESVNHKSNYDCFVYDDTKTGSVVWDDHATKCGVCLETAVESINKYNEGKSIKEIRNMIDETYNNGDFAKPTPTPPVKS